One Amorphoplanes digitatis genomic window carries:
- a CDS encoding DUF6745 domain-containing protein yields MTAPTRRRVAADLDHWHHAVELRREWRDIGLATEPADRDAAEEVLTRLYRRHGRARPRFAWAGSPRDALPLTSGMPTHDDLRGWLRPRQPPGRPPLAGDIAAGWSRLMRALDEGADPCLGPLRPPGKNAKPWPVLPPPAALAAGVPLGEVLRQGVRGALRTVLMDSVVLPVRATLAPPRRVPVAWWGQQDAYWIGYHDVLRRLGLAQHGPVVGGRLDEWATLARSCGWWWPGEEVCVVVERPARIEHVPFPDDTLPEPAHPAVTYRT; encoded by the coding sequence TTGACCGCCCCGACGCGGCGCCGAGTCGCCGCCGATCTTGATCACTGGCACCACGCGGTCGAACTGCGGCGGGAGTGGCGGGACATCGGTCTCGCCACCGAGCCGGCCGACCGCGACGCGGCCGAGGAAGTCCTGACCCGCCTGTACCGGCGCCACGGCCGCGCCCGGCCACGGTTCGCCTGGGCCGGCTCGCCCCGCGACGCCCTGCCCCTGACCTCGGGGATGCCCACCCACGACGACCTGCGGGGTTGGCTGCGGCCCCGGCAACCACCGGGCCGGCCGCCGCTGGCCGGCGACATCGCCGCCGGCTGGTCGCGGCTGATGAGGGCGCTCGACGAGGGCGCCGATCCCTGCCTCGGCCCGCTGCGGCCGCCCGGCAAGAACGCCAAACCCTGGCCCGTGCTGCCACCGCCGGCCGCGCTGGCGGCGGGCGTCCCGCTGGGCGAGGTCCTGCGCCAGGGCGTACGCGGCGCGCTGCGGACCGTCCTGATGGACAGCGTCGTCCTACCGGTACGCGCCACGCTGGCGCCGCCGCGCCGCGTACCGGTCGCCTGGTGGGGCCAGCAGGACGCCTACTGGATCGGGTACCACGACGTGCTGCGCCGGCTGGGGCTCGCCCAGCACGGGCCCGTCGTCGGCGGCCGCCTGGACGAGTGGGCGACCCTGGCCCGCTCCTGCGGCTGGTGGTGGCCCGGCGAGGAGGTCTGCGTCGTGGTGGAGCGGCCGGCCCGGATCGAGCACGTCCCCTTCCCCGACGACACGCTGCCGGAACCGGCGCACCCGGCCGTCACCTACCGCACCTGA
- a CDS encoding LysR family transcriptional regulator, which translates to MDTRRLRLLLELSRLGSMREVADEMHVTTSTVSQQLAVLAREAGTTLIEPDGRRVRLTPAGRRLAEHAVTILAAVETARLDLDPGAEPAGDVRVAGFATAVRRSLLPIAATLAATHPRVRLLIHEHEPFEAFELLATDLMDLALTYDYNLAPAAFDPALTAMPLWEAPWGLAVPVESRATEFAAFREHDWIVNSRNTADEDVVRTVAALEGFVPRIVHRADSLDLVQDLIVAGLGVGLLPMDGTRLPGVRLLDLPGQQVRLRSYAVTRRGRSGWPPLALMLRLLSAEGGAA; encoded by the coding sequence ATGGACACCCGGCGCCTGCGCTTACTGCTCGAACTGTCCCGGCTCGGCTCGATGCGCGAGGTCGCCGACGAGATGCACGTCACCACCTCGACCGTGTCCCAGCAGCTCGCCGTCCTGGCCCGCGAGGCAGGCACCACCCTGATCGAGCCGGACGGGCGCCGGGTCCGGCTCACCCCGGCCGGGCGCCGCCTCGCCGAGCACGCGGTCACCATCCTGGCCGCGGTGGAGACCGCCCGCCTCGACCTGGACCCCGGCGCGGAACCGGCCGGGGACGTGCGGGTCGCGGGCTTCGCCACGGCCGTACGCCGCTCGCTGCTGCCGATCGCGGCCACCCTCGCCGCCACCCACCCGCGGGTGCGCCTGCTGATCCACGAGCACGAGCCGTTCGAGGCGTTCGAGCTGCTGGCCACCGACCTGATGGACCTGGCGCTGACCTACGACTACAACCTCGCGCCGGCCGCGTTCGACCCGGCGCTCACGGCGATGCCGCTCTGGGAGGCGCCGTGGGGCCTCGCGGTGCCGGTGGAGTCGCGGGCCACGGAGTTCGCCGCGTTCCGGGAGCACGACTGGATCGTGAACTCACGCAACACCGCCGACGAGGACGTGGTGCGTACCGTCGCGGCGCTCGAGGGTTTCGTGCCGCGGATCGTGCACCGGGCGGACAGCCTCGACCTCGTGCAGGACCTCATCGTCGCCGGGCTGGGCGTCGGGCTGCTGCCGATGGACGGTACGAGGCTGCCCGGGGTGCGGCTGCTGGACCTGCCGGGCCAGCAGGTCCGGCTGCGCAGCTACGCGGTGACCCGCCGCGGCCGCTCCGGCTGGCCTCCGCTGGCCCTGATGCTGCGGCTGCTCAGTGCCGAAGGCGGCGCAGCTTGA
- a CDS encoding class I SAM-dependent methyltransferase, translating to MSDEGFWDSRYAEQHHVWSGAPNVVLAREVSGLPPGRALDLGCGEGGDAIWMAGLGWAVTAVDISGVALDRAAARAAEAGVTIDFQRHDLAASFPAGSYDVVSAQFLHSRAGLPRERVLRAAAGAVAPGGILLIEGHQDFGPFAAQSLDHGDAHFPEPDEVVAALELPEGEWEVLLSEVHDRLQNGPDGQPAHRTDSTVKLRRLRH from the coding sequence ATGAGCGACGAGGGCTTCTGGGATTCCCGGTACGCGGAGCAGCACCATGTGTGGAGCGGTGCCCCCAATGTCGTGCTGGCCCGTGAGGTGTCCGGCCTCCCGCCGGGTCGCGCGCTCGATCTTGGCTGCGGCGAGGGCGGCGACGCGATCTGGATGGCCGGGCTCGGCTGGGCGGTGACCGCCGTCGACATCTCCGGGGTCGCCCTGGACCGGGCCGCCGCGCGTGCCGCCGAGGCCGGGGTCACGATCGACTTCCAGCGGCACGACCTGGCCGCCTCGTTCCCGGCGGGCAGCTACGACGTGGTGTCCGCGCAGTTCCTCCACTCCCGCGCCGGCCTGCCCCGGGAGCGGGTGCTGCGCGCCGCCGCCGGTGCCGTCGCGCCCGGCGGCATCCTGCTGATCGAGGGGCACCAGGACTTCGGCCCGTTCGCCGCGCAGAGCCTCGACCACGGCGACGCGCACTTCCCGGAGCCGGACGAGGTCGTCGCCGCCCTGGAGCTGCCGGAGGGGGAGTGGGAGGTGCTGCTGAGCGAGGTACACGACCGCCTCCAGAACGGCCCGGACGGCCAACCGGCACACCGCACGGACAGCACGGTCAAGCTGCGCCGCCTTCGGCACTGA
- a CDS encoding class I SAM-dependent methyltransferase — protein MGDHGHGHQHGHRHGHGHRHGHGHEHGHDPDALPELLELDAEVLHEYRDALLDQVQDLTGGAPRRILDLGCGNGTGTLALAGRFPGAELIAVDVSPDMLHRLREKAARAGVADRVRTVQADLDEGWPDVAGVDLVWASASMHHVADPDRVLADVFAAIRPGGLLAVAEVASHPRFLPDSFGGGVEARVHAALAARQAAEMPHRGEDWGPRLRKAGFAVESARHVTIDLTAPLPSATGRYARAVLARMRSGLHDEISAADHATLQTLLDGDGPENLLRRDNLTVHAERSAWLCRRP, from the coding sequence ATGGGAGACCACGGACACGGACATCAGCACGGACATCGACACGGACACGGACATCGACACGGACACGGACATGAGCACGGACACGACCCGGACGCCCTGCCCGAGCTGCTGGAGCTCGACGCCGAGGTGCTGCACGAGTACCGGGACGCCCTGCTCGACCAGGTGCAGGACCTGACCGGCGGCGCGCCGCGCCGGATCCTCGACCTCGGCTGCGGCAACGGGACCGGCACGCTCGCGCTGGCCGGGCGCTTCCCCGGCGCCGAGCTGATCGCGGTGGACGTGTCGCCGGACATGCTGCACCGGCTGCGCGAGAAGGCCGCGAGGGCCGGCGTCGCCGACCGGGTCCGGACCGTGCAGGCGGACCTGGACGAGGGCTGGCCGGACGTGGCCGGCGTGGATCTGGTGTGGGCCTCGGCATCGATGCACCACGTGGCGGACCCCGACCGGGTCCTCGCCGACGTGTTCGCCGCGATCCGGCCCGGCGGCCTGCTGGCCGTCGCCGAGGTGGCGTCGCACCCGCGGTTCCTGCCGGACTCCTTCGGCGGCGGCGTCGAGGCGCGGGTGCACGCCGCGCTGGCCGCCAGGCAGGCCGCCGAGATGCCGCACCGCGGCGAGGACTGGGGGCCCCGGCTGCGCAAGGCCGGATTCGCCGTGGAGTCGGCGCGGCACGTCACGATCGACCTGACGGCCCCGCTGCCGAGCGCCACCGGCCGCTACGCGCGGGCCGTCCTGGCCCGCATGCGGTCCGGCCTGCACGACGAGATCAGCGCCGCCGACCACGCCACCCTGCAGACCCTGCTCGACGGCGACGGCCCGGAGAACCTGCTGAGGCGCGACAACCTGACCGTGCACGCCGAGCGCAGCGCGTGGTTGTGCCGGCGGCCTTAA
- a CDS encoding EamA family transporter: MRTEARTGSTMALASMLLVQLGLAASVGLIDSAGVEGAAWLRLAWAGVILAVLVRPRLRRFTRRGLLASVALGVVTAGVTMLFMAAIARLPLGTASALEFLGPLAVAVFRGRRGTKVWPVLAAVGVVLLTEPWRGEIDLVGVGYALAAAACWAAYILLTQRVGDEVSGLQGLAVSMPVAGLVATLVVGPSVLTGITWQLLLIGLGLAILLPVVPFILEMLALRRLTTAAFGTLMSLEPAIALVIGLVLLGQVPGWAPVAGIAFVVAAGIGAERTGAREHPAPAPATPQTRDGVLV, encoded by the coding sequence ATGCGTACAGAGGCACGGACCGGCTCGACGATGGCGCTCGCCTCGATGCTCCTCGTCCAGCTCGGCCTGGCGGCCTCCGTCGGGCTCATCGACTCCGCCGGCGTCGAGGGCGCGGCGTGGCTGCGCCTGGCGTGGGCCGGGGTGATCCTGGCGGTGCTGGTCCGGCCGCGGCTGCGCCGGTTCACCCGCCGCGGGCTGCTGGCCAGCGTCGCCCTCGGCGTCGTCACCGCCGGGGTCACCATGCTGTTCATGGCCGCGATCGCGCGGCTGCCGCTCGGCACGGCCAGCGCGCTGGAGTTCCTCGGCCCGCTCGCCGTCGCGGTGTTCCGCGGGCGGCGCGGCACGAAGGTGTGGCCGGTGCTGGCGGCGGTCGGCGTCGTGCTGCTCACCGAGCCGTGGCGCGGCGAGATCGACCTGGTCGGCGTCGGGTACGCGCTGGCGGCGGCGGCGTGCTGGGCGGCGTACATCCTGCTCACCCAGCGGGTCGGCGACGAGGTCTCGGGCCTGCAGGGCCTGGCGGTGTCGATGCCGGTCGCGGGCCTGGTCGCGACGCTGGTGGTCGGCCCGTCTGTGCTGACCGGCATCACCTGGCAACTGCTGCTGATCGGGCTCGGACTGGCGATCCTGCTGCCGGTGGTGCCGTTCATCCTCGAGATGCTCGCCCTGCGCCGGCTCACGACGGCCGCGTTCGGCACGCTGATGAGCCTGGAGCCCGCGATCGCGCTGGTGATCGGCCTGGTGCTGCTCGGCCAGGTGCCCGGCTGGGCGCCGGTGGCGGGAATCGCCTTCGTGGTCGCGGCCGGCATCGGCGCCGAGCGCACGGGCGCCCGCGAACACCCCGCCCCGGCGCCGGCGACCCCTCAGACCCGGGACGGCGTCCTGGTCTAG
- a CDS encoding helix-turn-helix transcriptional regulator: MTQDGDLDAIVRQRIRGLRAARGWSLDELASRCYLSPSTLSRIETGHRRIALDQLTPIARALGTTLDQLVESVDDDDVVIRPHRDEARGRTTWLLSREAGPGGVTVAKMRVTRPAPAELRVHPGRDWFTVLSGTVMLRLGERTILVGTGEAAEFSTMVPHSFGAHDGPAELLCILDPEGQRTHLA, translated from the coding sequence ATGACGCAAGACGGCGACCTCGACGCCATCGTCCGCCAGCGGATCCGCGGCCTGCGCGCCGCGCGCGGCTGGTCCCTGGACGAGCTGGCCTCCCGCTGCTACCTGAGCCCGTCCACGCTCAGCCGGATCGAGACGGGCCACCGCCGCATCGCCCTCGACCAGCTGACGCCGATCGCCCGCGCGCTGGGCACCACCCTGGACCAGCTCGTCGAGTCCGTCGACGACGACGACGTGGTGATCAGGCCGCACCGCGACGAGGCGCGGGGCAGGACGACCTGGCTGCTGTCCCGCGAGGCGGGGCCGGGCGGCGTCACGGTCGCGAAGATGCGGGTCACCCGGCCGGCCCCGGCCGAGCTGCGCGTGCACCCCGGCCGGGACTGGTTCACGGTCCTGTCCGGGACCGTGATGCTGCGGCTGGGTGAGCGGACCATCCTGGTCGGCACCGGCGAGGCGGCCGAGTTCTCCACGATGGTCCCGCACTCCTTCGGCGCGCACGACGGCCCGGCCGAGCTGCTCTGCATCCTCGACCCCGAAGGCCAGCGCACCCACCTCGCCTAG